In Thermanaeromonas sp. C210, the genomic stretch ATAGGCCGGCCGGAGGCCAGCGGTATGCAACGGCAGGAAAAAGGTGTATTTGTACACAGGGTGGAAGCCTACCCCGTCCATGCCCCGGACTTCGTTACCTGGGTCCTGCAGCTCAACATACGGTTCCTGGAGGAGGCCATATTCTTGTGGCGGCACTACGGTCCCTTTCACTTGATTCACGCCCACGACTGGCTCGTGGCCTTTGCCGGCCGTGCCCTTAAGCATGCCTATCGCCTCCCCCTGGTCGCCACCATCCATGCTACCGAGGCCGGGCGCAATCGCGGGATACATAACGACCTGCAGCGCTACATCCACAGCGTAGAGTGGTGGCTTACTTACGAGGCCTGGCGCGTAGTAGTTTGCAGCCAGCACATGCGGGAAGAGGTTCAGGGGCTGTTCCAGGTCCCCCTGGATAAAATTACCGTCATCCCCAACGGCGTCATGCCCTCCAAGTTCCGTGAGGCCGATCCCCCTCCTGAAGTGCGCCGGCGGTATGCCCTGCCCCAGGAAAGGATAATTTTCTTCGTCGGCCGCCTGGTGGTGGAAAAAGGAGTTCAGGTGCTATTGGAAGCCATGCCCCAGGTGCTGGCCAGGTGCCCGGAGGCCAAACTGGTAGTGGCCGGACAGGGCCCCATGGAAGGGGAACTGAAGAGCCGGGCCTGGGAGCTGGGAATCGCCCACAAGGTATGCTTCACGGGATACGTCGACGACAGCACCCGCAACCAGCTTTACCGCCTCGCGGAAGTGGCGGTGTTTCCCAGCCTTTATGAGCCCTTCGGCATAGTAGCCCTGGAAGCCATGGCCGCCGGAGTACCGGTGGTGGTCAGCGAAACCGGGGGCTTGAAAGAGATCGTTACCCACGGGATTAACGGCATGCGGGCCTTTCCCGGAAATACCCATTCCCTGGCCGACAACATTGTTGCCCTTCTGCAAGATCCTGCCCTGGCGGCCCGGGTGAAGGAGGGGGGCAGGCGCCTGGTGAAGGAGGTCTATGATTGGCGGCAGATAGCCCGGCGCACCTGGGAACTTTACACCTCGGTCTACGAGGAATACCGCCGCACCCCCTGGCCGGAAAGGCCATCCCTCAGGGAGAAGATCCGGCGCTACGCCCTGGCCCTGGGCAGCAATAGGGAGCAAAAGGAGCCACAGAGACATATGCCCCCCTTCAGCGGACGCTACGACCTGGTGGGCCACCGGGCGGCCCTGGTCAATCAAGACCGGGGAAGGGATCGCCTGCTCTAGGCCGTATCCGGCCGCGCGGGCCCATTAGTAAAGGCTAAGGGTGGCCGCCCCGCAGAATTTTCCCGGAACCGCGCCGTAAAGAGGCTGGGGACCAACTCCTGCGGCAGTGCAAGACTTTGCCTCGTGTTTGCTCCATGAATCATCGGTCTTTGGAGCCTTCACCAAGGATGTGAGGTGGGGGTTGTTTTGGCCCTGTTTGGCGGGCGTTTAGTGCTTCCATAGAGTTTCCAAAAACTCACGTGGAGTAATAATGGGAATTCCCTCATATTCACCCAGGGCGAGTAAATGGCTGTCACCCGATATGAGACAATCGGGTTTTCCTGCTTTAATGCATTCTAAAAAGCGATTATCACTTGGGTCAGCTTTAATAACATTAATTTCTACATGGGGCAGAATCAAAATAGTGTTACTAAGAGTGATTAAATCTTGCAACAATTGCTGCCTTTCTTCTAAGGTGCCGACTTTGGCAAATTGTGGTCTAAGGAAGACCCCTATATATTCCGCTATAATCGCTGGGCTAACCACAACTTCGATTTCCCGTCTACCCAGAGATCTACTATACGGCCAGGTGGGCCTGCCGTCGCCAACAGACCTGATATAACTACATTTGTATCCAAAACTACTTTCATTTACCTTCTCTGTACTCCTTAATCTCTTTTTCTATATCTGCCGGAGTTAAATTATTCATAGCAGCTCTGGCTCTAACGTCAGCCAGGGCTGCTTTTAAGGCCAGCCTTTTATTTTCTTCGGCGGATTTCTGCAATAACCGGTATTTTTCGTAATCCATGAGCACAGCTTTAGGTTCACTATTGATCGTAATGATTACGGGCGAGCCATCCTTTAGAGATTCGATGTAGGAAGTAAGTTTAGGCCGAACCTCGTTTATGCCGGCTATGCGTTCCATCTTTACACCCCCTTAATCTTAACATTGACCTTTTCCTTAAGTGTAATATGCATTCTTGAGGTGATCAAGTATGACCAAGGGCCTGCAAAATTTCAGTAGGCAGTGAAAGGAAAAAGGCTAGAGGTAGCGGCCACCTGCCCCTGTGTGGTATAACAGGGGTGGAAAAACCTCAAGAGGTGGAAGAACGGCGAGCAGACACTTCGCCGGCACTTTTTATGCTTCCTTAAGGAAAGGAAGGAATCAATATGTCTACTCGACAACGAAAACTTCTTTTTTTGATGGGGTCATTCTTGCTCCTTAGTATTTTAGTCTTCGGATTAACTCGAGTTAGTGCTAGCAACCCGTATATGAAAATTTTAGTTCATCGCTTGCGGGGTATGGCTGGGGAAGTTCTGATAAAGGAGGGCGGCGGAATTGGGGAGAGAACCATTACAGGGGCTTATGTCCTGGTAGATAATAAGCTTAAAGAAACGCCAACCGAAACGGTTTCCATTACTATTAACAAAGGTAAACCAAACGAATATAGCTTTCAATTAGTGAAAATAATGAAAAACGGCCAGGTTGTCTCGGTTCGCCCGGCCAGAGAAGGCGGCCCTCTTTATCTTACGGTTGGTAAAAAGAGAGTAGTTTTTACGGATCTGGCTCACAAAAGTCTATGGGTAGCTGATCTTGCTACGCTTGATCAACCGAAGAATATTCAGCCCGAAGTCGTAGGCAATATATCCCAGCAAGATTTATATAAAAAGAAAGAGGAGTTGGCCAAGCGGGGAATAGATCCGGACGAACGCATTCTTTACTGGGTGAGCCAACCGATACTTTCGCCTGACGAGAATAACATAGCATTTTCTTCTAACCGGCTTGGCTATCCCGGAAACTGCAACTCGTCTTTATGGCTAACGGACCTGCAGGGCAATACCAGGTTGCTGGTAGACGAAAGGGATAGAGGCTCGATAGTACCGGTGTGCTGGGCAAATTATGAAGTGGTTATATACCAGGGAGCCGCCGGCGAACTGAAAAGTGTGAATGTGAATACAGGGAAAACCGAGGTCTTAGTTAATCATGAAATAATGATTACAGGTGCTTCTCCAGACGGTAAATATATCATTTACAATCCTTCAAAAGACGGGCTAGTTCAACCTGATCATTATGTGTTCAATTTTGAGGAGAGGAAGTCCTATTATATCGCTGTACCGGAAGGATTTAGGACGCAAGGCTTCTACGGATGGGATGAGGATAACAAAAAAGTGGCGTTTTACGTTCAAGATGCCCAGGCCAAGACTAAACTCCTCATTCTTGATTGTGCTTCCATGGCCGTAACTTCGCTGGACGCACCGGAAGGTAAGACTTTTGAGCAAGGTGGGAGCCCCGAGTGGGTAGATGGGAGAGTAATTTTTGCCGCCGGTGGCAAACTATACGCTTACCAAGAGATGGTAAAGGTGTGACTAAGAGGGTTCTTACCGCTTTATGCCTGGTGGAAATTTAGGGTTCTTGGGGTTTGCTACCGGATTACGTAATATTTCAGCCCGGTGATATTTTTACGCCTCAAGGAGGAGTTGTTCTAGGGCCCTCCCATGGACAGCAAAATATAAGGCAATAACGAAGGAAGGAGGTGGATATCTTGCAACCTTGGTATTTAACAGCTTTTATTCAACTCTTAGTCAAACTTTATCCAGTGATTATTGTCGCTGCACTGTTTTTCTGGTCAATAGGAATACTCTTTCCTCCAGAGCAGAAACAAACAACTGCTAGAATGGTCGTATTTAAAGTACTAATTTCCTTGTTACTGGCAATATGGTTCTCAAATTCATTGAACCTTTACCTGGGCCTAAGATAAAGATGTAATCGCATACTAACTTCCACCGCATGTCCAAAGCCAGGAGGTTCCCGGGGTGACTCACGCCATTCCGGGAAGCCGCTCGCCGCCATGAGTATACCGTAGCGGATTTGATGCGGCTTTACCACCGGTATCTTGAGAATGAGGACCATCTTTGGCGTATTCCCGGCTTTCTCTAGGGAAGCCTAATTGGATTTAAAAGCAAGCGAACAAGGGTAAGGGTAGTCAAATAGGCGTCTGATGGTAAAAAGAGGGAACCGCTTTCTAGTAGGAGGCCCGAAAAGACCCGCCGGCAAGACCGCGGGTCGCAAGTTCGACCGGCTTTTCTATTTTACGATCATCACCGAAGTCGCCTTAATCAGGGCAGTAACTCGGTCGCCTACGGCCAGGCCCAAGTCGTTGGCCGCCTCTCCGGTGATGAGCGCGGTTATGCTTTGTCTACCGCCGATGTCGACGACGACCTTCGCCATCAAACCATCGGTTGCGATGTGACGGACAGTCCCTCTCAACTGGTTGCGGCCGCTGATCTTCACCTTTACCACCTCCCTATTCAACAGGTTGCCCGCCTACTCCTTATAGTGTCCTCCTAAAGGCCCCGCTGCATAAGTGCTACGCCCCAGGGCGGGTTGTCGCAGGCCGGAGGTTAGGGTAAAGCATTTAGGGAATTTTTTTAGGTCAGAAGGGGCAAAATGCTAAACGGTGGTAATCCGGACTAAGCGGGAGGTAGGATATGAAGGCGATAATCATGGCCGGGGGCGAAGGCTCCCGGCTTCGTCCCCTGACCTGCCGGCGACCCAAACCTTTGGTTCCGGTAGCCAACCGGCCGGTCATGGAATACTGTGTGGATCTTTTACGCCGGCAGGGCTTTGCCGAAATCGGTGTCACCTTGCAATACCTGCCGGGCCTCATCCAGGAATACTTCGGTGACGGGTCGGACTTCGGCGTTCACCTGCACTATTTCGTGGAGACTACCCCCCTGGGCACCGCCGGGAGTGTAAGAAATGCTGCCCCTTTCCTGGACCAGACCTTTGTGGTGGTGAGCGGAGACGCCCTTACGGATTTTGACCTGCGAGAGGCCGTGGCCTTTCACC encodes the following:
- a CDS encoding PD40 domain-containing protein — translated: MAGEVLIKEGGGIGERTITGAYVLVDNKLKETPTETVSITINKGKPNEYSFQLVKIMKNGQVVSVRPAREGGPLYLTVGKKRVVFTDLAHKSLWVADLATLDQPKNIQPEVVGNISQQDLYKKKEELAKRGIDPDERILYWVSQPILSPDENNIAFSSNRLGYPGNCNSSLWLTDLQGNTRLLVDERDRGSIVPVCWANYEVVIYQGAAGELKSVNVNTGKTEVLVNHEIMITGASPDGKYIIYNPSKDGLVQPDHYVFNFEERKSYYIAVPEGFRTQGFYGWDEDNKKVAFYVQDAQAKTKLLILDCASMAVTSLDAPEGKTFEQGGSPEWVDGRVIFAAGGKLYAYQEMVKV
- a CDS encoding glycosyltransferase family 4 protein, which produces MRLLHLSWEYPPHSVGGLARHVEDLTHALAAQGQDVHVITIGRPEASGMQRQEKGVFVHRVEAYPVHAPDFVTWVLQLNIRFLEEAIFLWRHYGPFHLIHAHDWLVAFAGRALKHAYRLPLVATIHATEAGRNRGIHNDLQRYIHSVEWWLTYEAWRVVVCSQHMREEVQGLFQVPLDKITVIPNGVMPSKFREADPPPEVRRRYALPQERIIFFVGRLVVEKGVQVLLEAMPQVLARCPEAKLVVAGQGPMEGELKSRAWELGIAHKVCFTGYVDDSTRNQLYRLAEVAVFPSLYEPFGIVALEAMAAGVPVVVSETGGLKEIVTHGINGMRAFPGNTHSLADNIVALLQDPALAARVKEGGRRLVKEVYDWRQIARRTWELYTSVYEEYRRTPWPERPSLREKIRRYALALGSNREQKEPQRHMPPFSGRYDLVGHRAALVNQDRGRDRLL
- a CDS encoding type II toxin-antitoxin system prevent-host-death family antitoxin, whose translation is MERIAGINEVRPKLTSYIESLKDGSPVIITINSEPKAVLMDYEKYRLLQKSAEENKRLALKAALADVRARAAMNNLTPADIEKEIKEYREGK
- a CDS encoding TOBE domain-containing protein; this encodes MNREVVKVKISGRNQLRGTVRHIATDGLMAKVVVDIGGRQSITALITGEAANDLGLAVGDRVTALIKATSVMIVK